In the genome of Populus alba chromosome 11, ASM523922v2, whole genome shotgun sequence, one region contains:
- the LOC118035709 gene encoding probable glutathione S-transferase isoform X2 — protein sequence MADEVTLLDFWASPFGMRVRIALAEKGVKYEYSEQDSRDKSALLLQMNPVYKKIPRPILFHNGKAVCDSLIIVQYVDEAWMGNAPLLPSDPYQRAQSRFWADFIDKKVYEITRKIWTTKGEELEGAKKDFIECLKLLEGELGDKRYYGGEKLGYVDVAFVPFYCWFYAYEKCGNFNIEKECPKIIAWAKRCMQKESVSKSLEDPKKVYEYVLERRKTLRVD from the exons ATGGCTGATGAGGTGACACTGCTGGATTTCTGGGCAAGCCCTTTTGGCATGAGAGTCAGAATAGCACTGGCAGAGAAGGGAGTCAAGTATGAGTACAGTGAACAGGACTCGAGGGACAAGAGTGCATTGCTTCTGCAGATGAACCCAGTCTACAAGAAGATTCCA CGCCCAATTCTCTTCCACAATGGAAAAGCAGTCTGTGATTCCCTGATTATTGTTCAGTACGTTGACGAAGCATGGATGGGAAATGCCCCTCTTCTGCCTTCTGATCCTTACCAGAGAGCCCAGTCCAGATTCTGGGCAGATTTTATTGACAAGAAG GTGTATGAGATTACTAGGAAGATATGGACAACGAAAGGAGAAGAACTGGAGGGAGCAAAAAAGGATTTTATCGAGTGCCTCAAGCTGCTGGAAGGAGAGCTCGGAGACAAGCGTTATTACGGCGGAGAGAAGCTTGGGTATGTGGATGTGGCGTTCGTTCCTTTCTACTGCTGGTTTTATGCCTATGAGAAATGTGGAAACTTCAACATAGAGAAAGAGTGCCCCAAGATCATTGCATGGGCTAAGAGATGCATGCAAAAGGAGAGTGTATCCAAGTCTCTTGAAGACCCCAAAAAGGTGTACGAGTACGTCTTGGAGCGCAGGAAGACGCTTCGGGTGGATTAA
- the LOC118035709 gene encoding probable glutathione S-transferase isoform X1: MMCGGTRLLNLLPSDPHERARSMFWADFIDKKESLTGWRDLVEDIERNKHETVIWYLIAPWAVRAQHIFHFFISTTSFCKDRYAIKISTLHYQEHSHSERREKTICDSVLLLFTTTMADEVALAPEHFAGSPFGVRVRIALAEKRVNYEYCDENSRDYSALLLEMNPVCKKRPILFHNGKAVCDSLIIVQYVDEAWMGNAPLLPSDPYQRAQSRFWADFIDKKVYEITRKIWTTKGEELEGAKKDFIECLKLLEGELGDKRYYGGEKLGYVDVAFVPFYCWFYAYEKCGNFNIEKECPKIIAWAKRCMQKESVSKSLEDPKKVYEYVLERRKTLRVD, from the exons ATGATGTGTGGAGGGACAAGGCTCCTTAATTTGCTACCTTCTGATCCTCATGAAAGAGCTCGGTCCATGTTCTGGGctgattttattgataaaaag GAATCATTGACTGGATGGCGTGATTTAGTTGAAGACATAGAAAGGAACAAACATGAAACTGTGATATGGTATCTAATTGCCCCCTGGGCAGTACGAGCACAGCACATTTTCCACTTCTTTATTTCTACCACATCTTTCTGCAAAGATAGATATGCTATAAAGATTTCTACTCTCCACTATCAAGAGCACAGCCATTCTGAAAGGCGAGAAAAAACTATCTGTGATTCAGTTTTACTCCTTTTCACAACAACAATGGCTGATGAGGTGGCACTAGCGCCGGAACATTTTGCAGGCTCCCCTTTTGGTGTAAGAGTGAGAATAGCATTGGCAGAGAAGCGAGTCAATTATGAGTACTGTGATGAGAACTCGAGGGACTATAGTGCATTGCTTCTTGAGATGAACCCAGTCTGCAAGAAGCGCCCAATTCTCTTCCACAATGGAAAAGCAGTCTGTGATTCCCTGATTATTGTTCAGTACGTTGACGAAGCATGGATGGGAAATGCCCCTCTTCTGCCTTCTGATCCTTACCAGAGAGCCCAGTCCAGATTCTGGGCAGATTTTATTGACAAGAAG GTGTATGAGATTACTAGGAAGATATGGACAACGAAAGGAGAAGAACTGGAGGGAGCAAAAAAGGATTTTATCGAGTGCCTCAAGCTGCTGGAAGGAGAGCTCGGAGACAAGCGTTATTACGGCGGAGAGAAGCTTGGGTATGTGGATGTGGCGTTCGTTCCTTTCTACTGCTGGTTTTATGCCTATGAGAAATGTGGAAACTTCAACATAGAGAAAGAGTGCCCCAAGATCATTGCATGGGCTAAGAGATGCATGCAAAAGGAGAGTGTATCCAAGTCTCTTGAAGACCCCAAAAAGGTGTACGAGTACGTCTTGGAGCGCAGGAAGACGCTTCGGGTGGATTAA